TCAAAATACATCCTGATGAATGTTCCCAATGACAAGATCAGTGATATCGCATCCGTCCTTCCGGTTCTGAAGAGTCCAACGGTTATTCCTTTGGCGGAAGAAGGCTGGAGCAGCATTCATTCGGTGATTGATGAAGAAAGATTCTGGGACGTCATTGATGAGCTGAAAGAAAACGGAGCGCAGGACATTCTTATTATTCCAATCGATAAAATGGTTATTTAATGATGAAAATATACAGATATCCGGAAAGAAAAATCTGGCCAGACCTTGTAAAACGGCCGGTATTGAAGCGTGAAGAGATCTCAGAATTGATCGCGAAAATATTTGAAACAGTAGGAAAAGACGGTGATAAAGCGCTTATTGAGTTTAATAAAAAATTTGATAAAGCAGTAACTCCGGAAATTCTGGTTTCAGAAGTAGAAGTAGAAAATGCCGAAAACGAAATTTCTGAAGACTTAAAAAAAGCTATCAGGCAGGCGAAAGAAAATATTTCCAAATTCCACGCGGCTCAGATAACGGAAACAGAGAAAATTGAAACGGTAAAAGGCGTAACCTGCTGGAGAGAAAACCGTGCAGTAGAAAAGGTTGGGATTTATATTCCCGGTGGAACAGCCCCTTTATTTTCTACTGTACTTATGCTTGCTGTACCTGCCAATCTCGCTGGATGTAAGGAAATTATTCTTTGTACGCCTCCTGACAGTAGCGGGAATATTAATCCGGCTATTCTTTTCACGGCGAAACTCTGTGGAATTACTAAAATATTCAAAACGGGTGGCGCACAGGCTATTGCTGCCATGACTTTAGGGACAGAAAGTATTCCGAAGGTGTATAAAATTTTCGGACCGGGAAATCAGTTTGTGGTTGCTGCCAAAGAATATGCACAACGTTTTGGTGTGGCCATCGATATGCCGGCAGGTCCCAGCGAAGTTCTTGTTATTGCAGACAGTAAAGCTGTTCCAGAGTTCTGTGCCGCAGATCTTCTTTCCCAGGCGGAACATGGAAGCGACAGCCAGGTAGTTTTTATCACGACTGATTTCAAAATTTTTGAAAAAACCATTGAAGCCGTAGAAAAGCAGATCAAAAAGCTTCCTAGAAATGAAATGGCCCAACAGGCCCTGGATCACAGCCTTTTTATCGTGACTCAATCTATCGGGGAGGCTTTGGAATTTAGCAATCTGTATGCTCCGGAACACCTTATTCTGGCTTTGGAGGATTTTGAACAATACATTCCGATGATCAGCAATGCAGGATCTGTTTTTCTTGGAAATTACTCCTGTGAAAGCGCCGGGGATTATGCCAGCGGAACCAATCACACGCTTCCTACGAATGCCTATGCAAAAAACTACAGCGGAGTTTCTCTGGACAGTTTTGTTAAGAAAATCACATTCCAGCACCTTTCCAAAGAAGGTCTTAAAAATATAGGAAAAACCATCGAACTTATGGCAGAGGCAGAAGGTCTTATCGCCCACAAAAATGCAGTGTCTATCAGATTAAAATAATACAATGAAAGAATTCAATACCAATAGTTTAGTAAGAGAAAATATATTAAAATTACAGCCTTATATTAGCTTCAGGGATCACAATGAGTTCAATGCTCCGGTCTTGCTGGATGCTAATGAATGTCCGTTCGGGGAATTCAACAGATACCCGGATTCGTCTCAGAAAAAGCTTAAGAATAAATTAGCAGGCCTTAAAGGTCTTTCACCGGCACAGATTGCTATAGGAAACGGAAGTGATGAACTGATCGATCTGATCATTAAAATCTTCTGCGAACCTAAAAAAGATGCCATTCTGATGATGAATCCTTCTTTTGCGATGTATGGTTTCTATGCAACAGTGAATGAAAATGAAGTGGTTAAGCTGGATCTTGATGAAAATTTTGAAATTGTAAAAGATGATTTTCTAAAAATCACTCAGGAAAGGGAGATTAAAATTTTCTTCCTGTGTTCTCCGAATAACCCAACCGGAAACAGCGTAGAAGACATCGAATTTTTCATCCAAAATTTTAATGGTATTGTTGTTATTGATGAAGCATATATCGAATTTTCGGGAAACAGATCAGGGATTGAACTGCTGGCTCAATATCCTAATGTCATTGTGCTTCAGACTTTCTCAAAAGCATGGGGAACAGCAGGAGCAAG
The Chryseobacterium sp. W4I1 DNA segment above includes these coding regions:
- the hisD gene encoding histidinol dehydrogenase; this translates as MMKIYRYPERKIWPDLVKRPVLKREEISELIAKIFETVGKDGDKALIEFNKKFDKAVTPEILVSEVEVENAENEISEDLKKAIRQAKENISKFHAAQITETEKIETVKGVTCWRENRAVEKVGIYIPGGTAPLFSTVLMLAVPANLAGCKEIILCTPPDSSGNINPAILFTAKLCGITKIFKTGGAQAIAAMTLGTESIPKVYKIFGPGNQFVVAAKEYAQRFGVAIDMPAGPSEVLVIADSKAVPEFCAADLLSQAEHGSDSQVVFITTDFKIFEKTIEAVEKQIKKLPRNEMAQQALDHSLFIVTQSIGEALEFSNLYAPEHLILALEDFEQYIPMISNAGSVFLGNYSCESAGDYASGTNHTLPTNAYAKNYSGVSLDSFVKKITFQHLSKEGLKNIGKTIELMAEAEGLIAHKNAVSIRLK
- the hisC gene encoding histidinol-phosphate transaminase — its product is MKEFNTNSLVRENILKLQPYISFRDHNEFNAPVLLDANECPFGEFNRYPDSSQKKLKNKLAGLKGLSPAQIAIGNGSDELIDLIIKIFCEPKKDAILMMNPSFAMYGFYATVNENEVVKLDLDENFEIVKDDFLKITQEREIKIFFLCSPNNPTGNSVEDIEFFIQNFNGIVVIDEAYIEFSGNRSGIELLAQYPNVIVLQTFSKAWGTAGARVGTAYASEEIIRFINTVKAPYNVNSLSQELILSILDDENKLKENVENVLQERSWLEEQFKTIKCIEKVFPTNANFFLIKMRDGKKVYEKMLEEEVLTSQRAPAIPDCIRINVGNREENEKLINVLKGIPS